A stretch of DNA from Acidobacteriota bacterium:
TTACGCTGAGCGTTCGGTTGAACTCGACCCGCTGACTTTAATCAATCAATGCGCCGTTGCGGGCGCGTTGACCTATGCCGGAAAACTCGATGAAGCGTTGGCATTCTCCAAAAAAATTCTGGAATTCGATGAGGCGTTTCCGATGACTTATGAACGCCTGTTTCTGATTTATAAATTGCTGGGCGAATATGACAAAGCGGTGGAGACAATTTTAACCGTTTTACCGGCATGGATTCCCAGTCGTGAAATTGCTGAAGAGTTGAAAACCGCGTATCAACAATCGGGAATGAAAGGGTTCTGGCAACGCTGGCTGGATTTTGCTACGGATGGCAAAAGCATTCCCACCGCGCCGCTTTATTACCTGGTGGCGGGTTATGCGATTTTAGGGGAAACCGAACGCGCTTTTGCGTGGTTGGAAACCGCCTATCAAAGCCGCCAAGGGTTTCTGGCGCATCTCAAAGTTGAGCCGCGCTTAAAAGTTTTAAATTCTGATCCGCGTTTTGCCGAACTCATTCAACGTGTGGGCATTCCTTAAAGCCAAAATGCGCGGTCAAAGACCGTTTGCTCTACGTCTGGGAAAAGGGTACTCAAAGACCGTTTGCTCAACGCATCGGAAAAAGCTCAAAAACCACGAGGTTGGTTCACAGCAAACTCAAACGGCTGACAAAAACCTGTAAATAAACCGGCGCGCGTCAGATGAAGGATTCACCCAACGCGCGCTTTGCTCAGGTAAATTTGGTTGTGATTATTTCGAGCGATTGATATTGATGCTGCCATTGACATTTTTCAAACTGACCGACGTACCGCCGCGCCCCAAAGCCCCTTCAAGCGATTGACCGACATACTTGCCTTTTTTCACTTCCAACCCGAAATCATTATTGATGCTGCCGTGAACCGTAGAGGCTCTGACTTCGGCATCGGCATTTCCGGCAAAGCTGAGTTCGACCGCCCCATTTACTGAACTGAGATTCACCGGGTTTTGATTCGCCCCGGAATGTTCATAGTTGAGTTGACCGTTGATGGTTGAGAGTTTGACTTCGCCGCTCAAGCGTTTGGCGTTGATTTCTCCGTTGATGCAGGTGGCGTGAATCGTTCCTGCGAAATCTTCGATTTGCAAATCACCGTTAATCAAATCGAATTTTTCGAGACGCGCCGCGCGCGGAACCGTGATGGTGTATTCAACGCTTGCAGGATTGTCGTAGCGGTCTTCATCGCTCCATCGCTGCGCGCGTTTCGCATAATCGGTTTTGATATTGATAGCATTTTCACTGGCATCAACGACGATGGTGGCGTCCGCGAGTCGTTCGGCTTTGTAAGCCCATTTGACCGCATCCACTTTGACCTGATTGCTGTCCCAGGTATGTATGCGAACCGAGCCGTTGATATTTTTTAAACTCACACGTCCGTCATTTGGCAGATTGTAGGTTTGATGAAATTCTTCCGTGACCTTTTCGCGGGATTGCGCAAAACTGAACATCGCAAAGGTGAGCAGTAAACCGACTCCGAGCAAAATGCCGATGATTCTAAAATTCTTTTCCCGATTCATTCCGACCTCCGAATTCCTGAATGCAATGATTGACACCAATCGCTATCGGCTGGGTTGAAAATTGGTGTGCAGTAAAAACAGAGGTAAGTGAATAAATGTGGTTAAAGGTTGCAAGTTTTTTTTGTAAACGAAGTTAGTTTTTGCAGATGTATATTGTCACAAAGAAATATTACATTTTGTTTGAGGCATCACTAGAAGCGCAGTATTATTTTTTTATGATACGGCGGCTCTATGTTCATAATTTCCGTTGCCTGGAAAATTTCGAGTTACAAATTACCGGTCTGTCATCCGTCTTATTAATTGGCAAAAATGGCATGGGAAAAACGGTGGTAGGATTAGCATTGGAAATATTACAGCAGATCGCTCGCGGAACGAACCGGATAGGCGATTTGGTAAAACCTAAAGATATCACCCGTTCGCGCAAAGAGCTGCCTATGCATTT
This window harbors:
- a CDS encoding DUF4097 family beta strand repeat-containing protein, translating into MNREKNFRIIGILLGVGLLLTFAMFSFAQSREKVTEEFHQTYNLPNDGRVSLKNINGSVRIHTWDSNQVKVDAVKWAYKAERLADATIVVDASENAINIKTDYAKRAQRWSDEDRYDNPASVEYTITVPRAARLEKFDLINGDLQIEDFAGTIHATCINGEINAKRLSGEVKLSTINGQLNYEHSGANQNPVNLSSVNGAVELSFAGNADAEVRASTVHGSINNDFGLEVKKGKYVGQSLEGALGRGGTSVSLKNVNGSININRSK
- a CDS encoding AAA family ATPase, with amino-acid sequence MYIVTKKYYILFEASLEAQYYFFMIRRLYVHNFRCLENFELQITGLSSVLLIGKNGMGKTVVGLALEILQQIARGTNRIGDLVKPKDITRSRKELPMHFEIEVELDAKVYKYVIAFELPEDFKLSHAQ